From Schistocerca americana isolate TAMUIC-IGC-003095 chromosome 11, iqSchAmer2.1, whole genome shotgun sequence, the proteins below share one genomic window:
- the LOC124554112 gene encoding ankyrin-1-like encodes MSAVTEVQNNTTEALAALLDGGEDSLVMLVAGETRVAAHRAVLAAASPVFEAMLAHDMLEASCGQVSIDDVEGPVLRLLVAYTYTLQAPQLPDTAAQLLSAADKYGLSALKAACERQLISQLAVETAAATAVRAVRHSCPDATRAAVAFINNHPQVMATQGWADAVLECPQEVNEVIRQLREPPAEASSPTATGGGSTPNSDRQPHSGHSRTPAAAAPPTSARHTPPPDDAAVSRFRSLSDAERGRRLREAAEWGAVEEVRALLAVGADVAARGWHKWTALHCAAGRGDAAVVRLLLSAASDPNARNLLGRTPLHLAARWGRAEAAAALLQGGADRGVRANDGRTPLDFARRYDHHEIVEMLTGR; translated from the exons ATGTCGGCAGTTACGGAGGTTCAGAACAACACAACCGAGGCCCTGGCCGCCCTGCTAGACGGGGGTGAAGACTCCCTGGTGATGTTGGTGGCGGGCGAGACGAGGGTGGCGGCTCACAGGGCCGTGTTGGCAGCTGCGAGCCCAGTGTTCGAAGCGATGCTCGCGCACGACATGCTGGAGGCCAGCTGCGGCCAGGTGAGCATCGACGACGTGGAGGGCCCGGTGCTGAGGCTCCTGGTGGCCTACACGTATACCCTGCAGGCCCCCCAGCTGCCCGACACGGCCGCCCAGCTGCTCTCGGCGGCCGACAAATACGGCTTGTCGGCCCTGAAGGCTGCCTGCGAGCGGCAGCTGATCTCGCAGTTGGCCGTCGAGACCGCAGCGGCGACGGCCGTCAGGGCAGTGAGGCACTCGTGCCCGGACGCCACCAGGGCTGCCGTCGCCTTCATAAACAACCACCCGCAGGTGATGGCCACGCAGGGCTGGGCGGACGCTGTGCTCGAGTGTCCACAAGAAGTCAACGAAGTCATCCGTCAACTCCGTGAGCCACCAGCAGAAGCCAG CTCGCCGACCGCCACAGGGGGCGGGTCCACCCCCAACTCTGACCGTCAACCCCACAGCGGCCACAGCCGGACTCCTGCTGCAGCTGCGCCTCCCACGTCTGCCCGACACACCCCTCCACCTGATGACGCAGCCGTCTCGCGCTTCCG gagccttTCTGATGCAGAGCGAGGCAGGAGGCTGAGAGAGGCGGCTGAGTGGGGGGCGGTGGAGGAGGTGCGGGCGTTGCTGGCGGTTGGGGCGGACGTGGCGGCGAGGGGCTGGCACAAGTGGACCGCCCTGCACTGCGCTGCAGGGAGAGGCGACGCGGCTGTGGTGCGGCTGCTGCTCTCTGCGGCGTCCGACCCCAACGCCAGGAATCTGCTGGGGCGGACGCCGCTGCACTTGGCGGCACGGTGGGGGCGCGCAGAAGCGGCGGCTGCGTTGCTGCAGGGCGGAGCCGACAGGGGGGTGAGGGCTAATGACGGGAGGACCCCCCTGGACTTCGCCAGGCGGTACGACCATCACGAGATAGTCGAGATGCTAACAGGGCGTTAA